The Bacteroides ovatus genomic interval ATACCCGGACGGAGATTATCATAAATCAGTTTGCTGGTGACGCCCGGAATTGGTGCTTCACGTGCCGGGTAGATGTCTACCAGAATCACTTCGTCGAGTAGCGACAGGCTATCGGCAAAATCCTGATAGAAGTCGCGGGTGCGGGTATAGAGATGAGGCTGGAAGATGGCTGTGATCTTCTTGTCTTTGTAAAGTTCGCGCATAGACAACACGCTCTGTTTGATTTCAGAGGGGTGGTGTGCGTAGTCACTTAGAAAGACAATCCGGTCGTTCTTGAGTTTGAAGTCGAACCGGCGGTCTACTCCTCGGAAACTTGCCATACCTCTTTTAATTTCTTCATCGGTCACCCCGTTGAGGTGTGCCAAGGCCATGGCGGCTACGCCGTTCTCTATGTTGATGCTTACCGGAATTCCCAGTTGGATGTCGTTGATACGGGTGCCCGGAGCAACAAAGTCGATGAATATCTCTCCGTTTCCGATACGGATGTTTTCTGCATGGAAGTCGCCTTCGTCACGTGAGTAAGTGTAGACACGAACGCCCGGCTGCACTTTGGGTTGCAGAGAGATGCCTTTGCGGATAATCAGTGCGCCACCCGGTTGGATTAGCGTGGTGTAATGTTCGAAACTTTCCAGGTAGGCTTGCTCTGTTCCGTAGATGTCCAGATGATCGGGGTCGGTAGACGTGATTACGGTCATATAGGGTGACAGCCAGTGGAAAGAACGGTCAAATTCATCCGCTTCAATCACTGTGTAAGGGCTTGCTTGAGAAAGCAGCAGGTTGGTGCCGTAATTCTTTGAGATTCCTCCGAGAAAAGCGGTACATTCCACGTGCGACTGGTGGAACAGATGAGCTGTCATAGTCGATGTGGTTGTTTTCCCGTGGGTACCTGCCACACACAGACCTTTGCTTGAGTGGGTAATCGTTCCCAATACTTGGGCGCGTTTCTGTATTTCGAATCCGTTGTTATGGAAATAAACGAGTTCTTCGTGTTCCTGCGGAACGGCCGGAGTGTATATGACTAACGTACTTTCCTTGTCTTTGCAGGCTGCGGGAATCAGGTCGACGTTTTCTTCATAATGTATTTGTGCGCCTTCGGAGATTAGCGTTTCAGTCAATGGAGTAGGAGTACGGTCATATCCTGCCACTACCTTTCCTTTGAAAAGGAAGTAGCGTACAAGTGCGCTCATACCGATGCCGCCGGCACCTACGAAATAGACTGATTTTATCGTTTCTATATTCATTTCTTCTGTCTTTTTATTTTAGTGCAGATTACGTTGTTTGATACGGGCATTGTGCCGTTACTTCAATCTGCGTAATCCGATCGTCCATTTATCTGTTCTTTGCTTCCGCCAGCTTAATGACCTCTTGTGCGATGATTCTCGCTGAATCGGGTAAAGCCAGTTTGGCGATATTCTCTGTTAGTTCTTTCAGTTTCTGCTCGTCGTTGACAGTGGACAGGGCTACGTCCATCAAAGTGGTTTCCGCTTCACTGTCTTTGACGTAGATAGCTGCCTGTTTGTTCACCAACGCTAAGGCGTTCTTCGTCTGGTGATCTTCTGCCACGTTGGGCGAGGGCACTAAGATAACAGGTTTGTGCAGCAGGCAGAATTCAGAAATGGAACCTGCTCCCGCACGGGAGATAACCAGATCGGCTGCTGCATAAGCGGCTGCCATATCTTTGATGAAATCCGTTACATATAAATTCGGAAGTGCTCCTGCCGCTTTTACGGCTTCTGTTACTTGCGGGTAATAGTATTTGCCCGTTTGCCAGATAAACTGCACGTCCGTGTTTTCCTTGATGGTTGTCAGACTGGCTGTCAGCGTGTTGTTGATGGTGCGTGCACCCAAGCTGCCACCTACAATCAGGATTGTCTTTTTGCCGGGCTGTAAGTGGAAAGAACCTAGCGCTTCTTCTTTTGACGGCATATCCTTTGTCAGGTTCTGGCGGACGGGATTACCCGTCATGATGATCTTGTCGGCGGGGAAGAACTTTTCCATTCCGTCATAAGCTACACAAATCTTACGAGCTTTCTGTGCCAGGAGTTTATTGGTAACTCCGGCATACGAGTTTTGTTCCTGGATTAATGTGGGGACTCCCATCATTCCGGCAGTCTTTAGTGTCGGCCCGCTTGCATATCCGCCTACACCTACCGCCACTTGCGGGCGGAAGTTTTTGATTACTTTGCGCGCTTTCCATTGGCTGCGCATCAGTTTAATCAATACGGATACATTTTTCCATAAATGTTTGCGGTCGAATCCGGCTATCGGAAGTCCGATAATCCGGTAGCCTGCATCGGGAACCCGTTGCATTTCCATACGTCCTTCAGCGCCTACAAAGAGAATTTCTGCGTCGGGGCGTAGCTCTATTATAGCGTTTGCGATAGAGACGGCAGGAAAGATATGTCCTCCTGTTCCTCCACCGCTGATGATAATTCTAAGTTCTTTTTCCATCATTCTGTTTTCTTCTGTCCTTTCTCAACATTTACCGTTCATTGTTTCTGCTATCATGCTCATCTTCAAATTTGGCGTCGCTGTTCAGAATCTGCGCTGTCGGTTCGGCTGCGGCCTGTGCTTCCGAATTGGCTGCGGCATCCGCCTCTATTTGCAGTTGGATCTGTGCATCGTGCGCTTTCTGTTCTTCCAGATGAGCGGTATATCGGCTTACGCTTAATATCATTCCGATATAAGCGCAGTTGATTAACGTACTTGTACCTCCTTTGCTGACCAGAGGCAGGGGTTGTCCGGTGACGGGGAATAACCCGACGGCAACCATCATATTCAGTATTGCCTGTGATACCAACAACAGCGCAATACCCATGACGAGAAAGGCGGGGAAGGTTCGCTCGCACTTTTGGGCGATTCGTCCGGCTCGCATCAGCAACCATAAATAGAGGAACACCACAAATATTCCTCCTACCAGTCCCATTTCTTCAATCACAATCGCGAAGATAAAATCGGAGAATGCCTGGCTAAGGAAGTCGCGTTGTATCGAGTTTCCCGGACCTTTGCCTACTACATGGCTGGTAGCAATAGCGATTCGCGCGTGTGCAATCTGTGCGTCTTTGTCAATATCAAATTTGGCTGCCGGCACTTCTTCTTTCTCAAAGAAACCGGAAACACGATTCTGCCACGTTTCGAAACGGTGAAGTCCCGGAGTGTTGTGCAGTGTTTTGGCGGGAATAGCCATCAGTATGCCTACGGCAACACCGCCTACAAGCCCCAATATCCCCAACATCCCGAACAGTTTCTTGGAAGATACCCGTCCGATGAACATCATCATACATACCACTCCGAACAGCAGCATTGCTGTCGAAAGGTTTTCCGGTGCGATGAGCAGGAATACCAGTCCGGTGAGGATCATGATATATTTAAAGGCATTCGGATTGGCCCCATATTCGTCCTGCCTTTTGGACAGGATGAATGAGACGGCAATGATTACCGCCATCTTTGCCAATTCCGATGGCTGGAATTGCAATCCCATAAAGGTCATCCAACGGGCGGCCCCGTTGACACGGTCGCCTGTGATGATGCCCATCAGCGTGACAAATGCCAGTAGAACCAGAGATACCGGATATAGAAAGACCGGAAATACCTGGAACCATTTGTAGGGAACATTATGCAGAAATACGACTACCACAGCTCCCACCATCAGGATGATGGAGTGTTGCGTAATCGGCCCCCAATGGTCGCCACTTTTGTAAGTCAGCGTCGACGCTGCCGAAAACACCTCGATGATCGAGATGAGGCAGAGACAGAGGAAGATAATCCAGATTACCTTGTCACCTTTGAATATGTTCTTTAATAAATCCAATCTTGCAGAATTTAAAAATTAATAATTAGAAATTAAAGGGCACGGACACATTCTTTAAATTGGTCGCCACGGTCTTCGTAACTCTTGAAGAGGTCGAAAGAAGCGCAGCAAGGACTTAATAATACCGTTTCACCTTTCTTTGCCAGTTTATAGGCTGCTTCTACGGCATCTTTCATGCCGGTTTGCACATCGGCTACCGGCAGACCGAAACGGTCGAAGAATTCGTGAAGCTTTTCGTTATGAAGTCCCAGATATACCAGTGCTGAACACTTTTCGCGTACCAGGTCTTCAATTTCAGTATAGTCGTTTCCTTTATCTTTACCACCGAGAATCAATACCGTTTTGGTAGTCATGCTTTGCAGGGCATACCAGCAGGAGTTGACATTCGTGGCTTTAGAGTCGTTAATAAAATCAATTCCGCGCACACGTGCCACCTTTTCCAACCGATGTTCCACTCCCTTGAAATCGGAGAGGGCTTTCCGGATGTTTTCTTTGGCGATGCCGGCAAGGTTTGCCGAGATACCGGCGGCTAAAGAGTTGTACAGGTTGTGTTGTCCTGTCAGGGCCAGTTCCTCTTGCTCCATGTTGAAGGCAATCGGTTCGGTGATTTTCACTTCGTGATCTTCTACGTATGCAATCGCTCCATCCTCTTTTACAGCGGCAAAAGGATACAAGTGAGCTTTCAGACCATGTTTTGCCAGTTCCTGTCTGATGATAGGGTCATCGTTCCAGAAGATGAAAGCATCGTCCGGTGTTTGGTTTTGGGTGATGCGGAATTTAGCGTCGATGTAATTCTGCATACAATGGTCGTAGCGATCAAGATGGTCCGGAGTGATGTTCATCAATACGGCGATGTTCGCACGGAAGTTATACATATTATCCAGCTGGAAAGAGCTAAGTTCGATAATATAGTAATCGTGGTAATCTTCGGCTACCTGCAAAGCAAGGCTTTTGCCGATGTTGCCTGCCAAACCTACGTTCAGACCTGCGCTTTTGAAAATATGGTAGATCAGGGAAGTCGTTGTGGTCTTCCCGTTAGAACCTGTAATACAGATCATTTTGGCATCAGTATAGCGTCCGGCAAACTCTATCTCGGAGATCACCGGTGTGCCTTGAGCTTTCAGTTTCAGGATGATCGGGGCATCATTCGGGATACCGGGGCTTTTGATTACCTCGTCGGCATTCAGAATGAGTTCTTCGGTATGGTGTCCTTCTTCCCAGGCAATCTGATGGCTGTCGAGAAGTTCCTTATACTTGTCCTTGATAGCGGACATGTCCGAAACAAACGTCTCAAATCCTTTGACTTTAGCGAGTACGGCTGCACCTGCGCCGCTTTCGCCAGCTCCTAAAATTACTATTCTTTTCATCTACAATAATGTGCCCTTATTTTCTAATTGATTGATTTATCTATTAGCTGTGCACATCTTTAAAAGTTAATAATCGGGTTAATACTCTCTATCTATAAAACTTGTTTCCCGTATGGAAACTTGGCTCCGGCACCTTGCCGGTTATCTTATTTTAAGCGTTATAATCGTTATTGCTGCCAATACAATCGTTACAATCCAGAACCGGACGGTAATCTTTGATTCATGAAACAGTTGGTCGGGTTTGGTGAATTTCACCGTGCATCCCGGTTCAATCAGGCTCATCGAAGTGCGGAAGTGATCGTGAATCGGTGTACGCTTGAACAATCGCTGTTTCACACCTTTTCGTTTTCCCGCCTTATAATAAGCCCGTTGCAGGATTACCGACAGGTTTTCTACCAGGAATACACCGCAAAGAATCGGTATCAGCAACTCTTTGTGGATGATGATGGCAAACACTGCGATAATACCGCCAATAGTAAGACTGCCTGTATCTCCCATAAATACTTGTGCCGGATAGGCGTTGTACCATAAGAAACCTATCAGTGCACCGATAAAGGCGCAGATATAGATTACGAGTTCTTCCGAGCCCGGAATATACATGATGTTCAGGTAGCCTGCAAATTCGATATGCGATGATACATAGGCCAGTACCCCCAACGTTGCACCGATAATTGCCGAGTTCCCGGCTGCCATTCCGTCCATACCGTCATTCAGATTGGCGCCGTTTGATACGGCGGTAACCACAATGATTGTGACAATGACGAACAATATCCATCCGGCTGTTTGCGCATGTTCTCCCATGAACGAAACCAGATCAGCATAATCAAGGTTGTTGCTCTTGAAAAAAGGAATCGTTGTCTGGGTAGATTTCAGATCATTCGTTCCGTGTATCACTTCCATCTCCCGTCCCGGATTATGAACTTCGATATTCTCACGGATCACTACGTCCGGACTTAAATACAAGGTCATTCCGACAATTAAACCTAAACCGACCTGACCGATAATCTTGAACTTGCCATGCAAACCCTCTTTGTCTCTTTTGAAGATTTTGATATAGTCGTCTGCGAATCCGAGCGATCCCAACCATACGGTAGTGATCAGCATCAGTATCATGTATATGTTATGCAGTTTACCTAACAATAAACAAGGGATCAGGATGGCTACAATGATGATGACACCTCCCATGCTCGGCACGCCTACTTTATTGACGCCAAACGGGTCGGTTTTAGCATCACGCTGCGTTTCTGTGATTTGTTTCCTTTTGAGTAGGTTGATGAACTTATCTCCCCAGATACTTGAAATAAGTAATGCGAGGATAACCGCCATCAAAGCACGGAATGAAGTATATCCGAACATTCCCGCTCCTGGAAAATTGAGCTTATGTAGCCATTCAAATAGATAGTATAACATAAATAATTTGCCAATTTATTGATGTGTTGTTATGCCGGTTGCTGTCGGATAGATAACGAAGCCGGTCGGCATATTAGCACAGTCTATTCGTTATTTAAAAATTTCTTTGAGTACTTCTTTGTCATCAAAATGATGTTTCACTCCTTTTATCTCCTGGTAATTCTCATGTCCTTTTCCGGCAACGAGAATTACATCTCCTTTCTCCGCCAGCATGCAAGCCGTGCGAATCGCTTCTTTACGGTCGGCAATGCTTAGTGTTTTCTTCATATCTTCCGCATCCAGTCCGGCAAGCATGTCATTGATGATGTCTTGCGGCTCTTCAAAGCGCGGATTGTCGGAAGTGATGATGACGCGGTCACTCGCTTTGGCAGCTTCCTTTGCCATGATGGGGCGTTTGCCCTTGTCGCGGTTACCGCCGGCGCCTACCACGGTAATCACTTTTCCTTTTCCTTCAAGCACTCCATGAATAGCGTTCAGTACATTAATGAGAGCATCCGGGGTATGTGCATAATCAACAATCGCCGTAATTCCCTGCGGTGAGCGGACCGCATCGAAGCGTCCGGCTACCGGATGAAGTGTGCTAAGAGCTACAAGCACCTCTTCCTCTTTCTTGCCTAACAGAACTGCCGCCCCGAATACCGCCAACAAATTGGAAGCATTGAACTTTCCGATAAACTGAACTGCCAGTTCATGATTGTTGAAGTCGAGCAGCATCCCTTCGAAATGAGACTCTAATACCCGTCCTTTAAAGTCGCTAAGACTTCTCAATGAATAAGTATAGACCTTCGAACGTGTATTCTGCGTCATTACCAGTCCGTTTTTATCGTCCAGATTGGTCAGGCTGAATGCATTTTTCGGCAGATCGTCAAAGAATTTCTTCTTCGCTTTCAGATAGTTCTCTACTGTTTTATGATAGTCGAGATGGTCGCGGGTCAAATTGGTAAAGATCCCTCCTGCAAACTTTAATCCACTGATACGTTTCTGTGCAATCGAGTGGGAGCTGACTTCCATGAACACATATTTGCATCCTTCATCTGCCATCCGTCCCAACAAACAGTTCAACGTGATTGGATCAGGAGTAGTATGTTCTGTCGGAATCGGTTCATCATCGATGTAATTGCAAACGGTAGAAATCAATCCCACCTTATAGCCGAAATAACGGAATGTATTATATAATAAGGTAGCGATCGTTGTTTTTCCGTTCGTTCCGGTAACGCCGACCAGTTCCAACTTGGAAGTCGGGTCTCCGTAGAAGGTAGTGGCAATTTTTCCTACCGCATCTTCGCTGTCTTTTACTCGTACATAGGTGATCCCCGCTACAGGTTCTTCCGGCATATCCTCGCAAAGGATGGCGATTGCTCCTTTTGCGATGGCAGCAGGTATATAAGCATGGCCGTCGGCTTGTGTGCCACGCATTGCCATGAATAGCTGTCCGGCTTCCACTAGACGGGAGTCTATGTTGACACCGGTGATTTCTATGTTTGAATCTCCGGCTACCTCTACCGGTTGGATTGCTTTCAGTAACTCATTTAATAACATCACTCTATTCAATTTTTAATCTTTAATTTTTAATTAAGCGTAAGCGTCACTGTCTGTCCCTTCTTAACAATCGTTCCGTTGGCTATCGACTGGCTTTTTACTTTGCCTACGCCGACCAGATTGACTTTCAATCCTTTGCTTTCCAACAAGTACACAGCGTCTTTCGCTCCCATACCTATCACACTCGGTACAAAATTCTGCATATTGCTCCGGCTCTCAAGAACCACAGCTTGTGGGGCAGAATGGGTATTTCCCCAAACCTCTTTGCCCGAATCAGCGATTTTGCCTTGTACGTTAATCTGCAGCTCTTCCAATACTCGTTGCGCTTCGCGCATCTCTCCGGCTTTTACATTCGGAATGACTACGGAATTAGTATCAATCGCATTGGTCAGCGGTAACCGCAAGTCTTTGGCATACACCCTTTCTGCAATCTTGCTGAACACACTACCTGCCATTAAACCTCCCGAAGCCGGTAATCCCGGTTTCTGGATAGAGACAATCATGCTATATTTAGGTGCTTCTGACGGGAAATACCCGCAGAAACTAACCAGATAATTTGTTCTTCCCGTTTTGTATCCGGCTGCTCCCTGTGAAATCTGCGCCGTTCCTGTTTTTCCTGAAACGTGGAACTGCTTGCTTCCCGCAGGTTTGGCAAGTCCTTCACCAACCACTTTTCGGAGAATCTCACGGATCTGTGCCAAAGTCTTATCCGAACAAATCTTGGGATTGATTACCTCTGTCGGATATTCTTTCACTACTTCCCCGTCCTTCATGGCAGCTTTGACAAACTTCGGACGCACGGTGACTCCGTTGTTGGCTATCCCATTATAGAATGTGAGAATATTGATCGGTGGAACCTGTGTCTCGTAGCCGATACTCATCCACGGCAATGTTGTCTTTGCAAAATAACGTTCTTTCGGGCCGCGTATATTCGGTTTTCCTTCTCCCGCAATCTGCAGGTGTAACGGCTGGTCGATGCTCATCCGTTTCAACCCGTCTACAAATTTCTGCGGGTTGCTGCCGTAGAAATGGTCTATAATATAAGAGGTACCCACATTGGACGAAACCCCTAGAATTTCCGTAACAGTCAGCTTTCCATATCCTCCGCGATGCCAGTTATGGTCTTTCATGACACGTCCATACATCGGCATCTGGCCGTTGCCGGTATCTACCACATAGTCCGGCGTGATCTTTCCGTCTTCAAGAGCTACCATGATAGAGGCCGTTTTGAAAGTAGACCCCGGCTCGAGCATATCACTAATAGCATTGTTGCGCATTTCGTAGTACTCACCGTCTTTGCCTTGCATCATGTTGACGATGGCTTTCACTTCTCCGGTACTTACCTCCATCAATACCACCACACCCACGCTCGCATTCAGCTCTTTCAGCTTATCCACCAACGCCTTCTCGCAAATATCCTGCATACCTACATCGATAGTACTAATCAGATCGCAACCATCAACTGGTGGCACATCGACAATGTTCAGGTATTTGTTCATCACCTTCTGACGGTGTGTCAATCCGTCCCGCCCTTTCAGGATGGTGTCGAAAGCAAGTTCGATACCATTTCTCGCTCCTTTGGCTGTGTCTGCATACACATCTCCCAGTGTACGGGCAGCCAGTGAACCGAACGGTTTCTTACGCTGATTGTAAGCTTGTTCCTTGAATCCGCCTTTATACCGGTTCAAGCAGAATACAGGCAGTCTCTTTACCTCTTTATATTGTATATAGGAGATACGTTTCGGATAAATCAGATAATTGCGGCTTTTTGCCTGGCGTCCTTTCTTGAGGTGTGCCTTGAATTGAGCCGCACTCTTGTCCGGGAATATCTTGTGAAGTCCGATACAGATTGAATCCATATTGGCATTGAGGATGGAATCCCGGCGTGCCTGATCTTTCTGCCTGCGTTTTTCATCCTTTTCACCGGACATAAAGTCCATATATATTCTGTACTCGGGCAGAGAGCTGGCCATCAGTTTACCGTCAGAAGAAATAATGTTTCCACGATTAGGTTTTACCGTCACATTCTCTTTTACGAAACGGTCAGCCACATCCTGCCAGTATTGTCGTTCGGCAAACATGGTGATGCCTGCTTTTACAACAATAGCTACTCCTATCAACGCCATCAACAGGATGACGAAGAAGTAACGGGTCATTATGTTCTTTTTATTAACTGCCACAGTATTTGTCTTTTAAACGCTTAACTATCATTTATCAACTATCCACTATCATCTATTTAATAAGGTAAGGAGGATTGGTTGATGTTTGCAAATCGCTTTCCTTACTCGATATATAATCTTCAATGCGTGACTGGCGGCTCTTTTCCATCAGCTCTGAGCTGCGAGTCAGTGCATCGTATTTAATGTCTGTCAATTCCTTTTTCAGCCGGTCTATTTCGATCTGTTGCTGTTGACTGGCATAACGATTGTGAATGTAGAAGATGATGAATACCATGATAAGTACCAGCAACTTCGTTTGACGGCGGAAAAAATCGGTAGCCAGAATGTCTCCACCCAGAATACTCTTCAGAGAGGTGCGTTTTTTCTTCTTGTCCTCTTCTGCTTTCTTGTTTACTACTTCTTCTTCCATATCTTTTTATTTCTTTTCTGCAATTCGTAATTTGGCGCTTCTCGACCGCGGGTTTCGTTCTATTTCTGCCTCGTCGGGAACGATTACCTTATTGTTGACAAGGCGGAAAGGCGTTTGCAGATTGCCGAAGAAGTCGGTTTCCGCTTTTCCTTCTACATTGCCTGTCTTCATGATGTTTTTCACCATTCGGTCTTCCAGCGAATGATAGGTGATAACTACCAGTCTGCCGCCCGGCTTTAATGCCTCCGTAGCAGCCAGCAACATCTCCTTCAACGCCTCCATCTCTTGGTTTACTTCAATTCGTAGTGCCTGGAACACCTTTGCCAGCTCTTTCTTTTCGCGTTCACGACCGAAAAGCGGTTTGATGACTTCCAAAAACTCACCGATGGTCCGGATATTCTGTCCGCTTCTGGCTTTAACGATGACAGAAGCCAGTTTGCGGCTATTCTTTAGTTCCCCGTACAGGTAGAGGATGTTTGCAAGACGTTCTTCATCATAAGTATTCACGATATCTGCTGCTGTCATACCGGCACGCTTGTTCATACGCATATCCAGTGCCCCGTCAAAACGGAAGGAGAAGCCACGTTCGCTATCATCGAAATGATGGGAAGATACGCCGAGGTCGGCCAGGATCGCGTCTACCTGTTCGATGTTGTGATAACGCAGGAAGTTGTGCAGATAGCGGAAGTTACTGCGCACGAAGATGAAATGAGTATCGTTGACAATGTTCCGTTCAGCATCCTCGTCTTGGTCGAATCCCAGCAGACGTCCGCCTTCTCCGAGCCGTGAAAGGATCTCGCGCGAATGTCCCGCTCCTCCGAATGTAACGTCTACATACGTTCCATCCGGTTGGATATTCATACCGTCAACGCTTTCTTTCAGCAATACAGGTACGTGATATGTCAATTCATCTTTCTCCATCTTGTCTATTATCATCGTTCATAATTTCTTCTAATGCTGCACCGAACTCTTCGGGTGACATGAAAGGCTGTTCTGCCCGTTCTTTCGCCCAGATCTCTATCTTGTTATCGATGCCGATAAAGCGAATATCCCCATGGATACTGCAAATCTGTAAATACCGTTTCGGAATTAATATGCGCCCGTTGCTATCAGGTGTCACTATTTCAACGTCGCTCACGAATTGCCTGAAAATAAGTTGGTGTTTGCTATTCCATTTGTTAAGTCTACTACGTAGCTCGTTCAACTCCTCGTTCCACACGCTCTCGGGGTACAGGGTTAAACAGTCCTGAAATACGTCTTTACGCATAATAAGCCTCTCTTCGGAAGCGGCTTGTAATTGCTTCCTGAAGGTGGCGGGTATGAACACCCTTCCTTTGGCGTCCGCCCTGGCTTCAATATTTCCTAAAAAACGTATCATTACCTTATTATAATAAGCGACCGTAAAAGTATGAAATTCCCCACAATTCCCCACAACTTTCCATAAAAAACTTTCAGAGAAGTTTTCAACAGAATGTTAAATGTCTATTTGCTTGAAAATGATGTGCCTTCGAGAATGCTTTACTGGTGGGGAGCCCGTGGGCGTAGAACGGAAAAAATGTCTGTATAGGTAAAATTTAAATAATGTGGTGGGGGAGATTCTTTTTCATGCAATAGAGGTTTATCTGACACCTGGGTCTCAGTGCACCCGACACCCGGGTGTCGGACAACTAATCTTCGCAATAAAAGAAAAGGCAGAATATACCGGAGTATTTCTGCCTTTTAATCATTATCAAAACTAAAAATCTGCATTAAAGAAATATGTGATTCAAAATCACTAAGTTTTATATAGTTAAGGTTTAGCGGAAGTCTTTCAACTCTTCCTGTAATTTCTGGCGCGTGAAGAAAATACGGCTTTTCACTGTACCCAACGGGAGGTTCAGTTTTTCCGCAATTTCACGGTATTTGAATCCTGAAACGTGCATCGCAAACGGAACTCTGTATTCTTTGGGGAGTTTGTTAACTACACGGTGCATCTCTTTCAGGTCGTATGCTCTTTCTGTATTTTCAGAACTTCCATCCTGTGGCAAATTCAGATGATAAAGATTATCAGTCTGGTCGATGAATGTCTGGTCGCGGACTACCTTGCGGTAGTTGTTTATGAATATATTGCGCATGATGGTATACATCCATCCTTTGAAATTTGTATCAGGGGTATATTTATCTTCATTATCTAATGCTTTTAATGATGTCTCCTGCAACAAATCGTTTGCTTCTTCACGGTCAGTTGTCAGTTTATAAGCGAAGCGTAGTAATTCATCTTGTACTCCTACTAAGTCTTTTCTGAAGCTTAAACTTTTCATAATGTGTTGCTTTTTAAAGGTGAATATTCGTTTGTTATTTTCGATGTTGCAAGTTTACATGAATTTTTGAAACCCGGTAGGGGAAAAACTGACGTTTTTTTATCCGAAAACTATCCGCGGATAGTTTTTAGGTCATTTTTGATAGTTTTTGGGTGGTGTTTTTTTGTGTTCTGAACTTAAATCCTGCATTTTCTACCAAATTATTGCGATTAATAAAAAAGAACCGTTAATTTTGTGCCATCATTTTTATTTGAAAAGAATGACTGATGACTCTTTATTTTTGATCGATGTCGATAAGATACTTCGGACGAAGGCTCCGAAGCATTACAAGTACATCCCTAAGTTCGTGATTTCTTATCTGAAGAAAATTGTTCATCAGGATGAAATTAATGTATTCCTGAATGAGTCGAAGGATAAACTGGGAGTGGACTTTCTGGAGGCATGTATGGGCTTTTTGGATGCGAAAGTGGACGTAAAAGGCATTGAGAATTTGCCAAAGGATGGTCTGTACACTTTTGTTTCCAATCATCCGTTAGGCGGACAGGATGGTGTTGCGCTTGGTTATGTGTTAGGAAAGCACTATGAGGGGAAGGTGAAATACCTGGTGAATGATCTATTGATGAATCTACG includes:
- a CDS encoding FtsL-like putative cell division protein, with the translated sequence MEEEVVNKKAEEDKKKKRTSLKSILGGDILATDFFRRQTKLLVLIMVFIIFYIHNRYASQQQQIEIDRLKKELTDIKYDALTRSSELMEKSRQSRIEDYISSKESDLQTSTNPPYLIK
- a CDS encoding UDP-N-acetylmuramoyl-L-alanyl-D-glutamate--2,6-diaminopimelate ligase encodes the protein MLLNELLKAIQPVEVAGDSNIEITGVNIDSRLVEAGQLFMAMRGTQADGHAYIPAAIAKGAIAILCEDMPEEPVAGITYVRVKDSEDAVGKIATTFYGDPTSKLELVGVTGTNGKTTIATLLYNTFRYFGYKVGLISTVCNYIDDEPIPTEHTTPDPITLNCLLGRMADEGCKYVFMEVSSHSIAQKRISGLKFAGGIFTNLTRDHLDYHKTVENYLKAKKKFFDDLPKNAFSLTNLDDKNGLVMTQNTRSKVYTYSLRSLSDFKGRVLESHFEGMLLDFNNHELAVQFIGKFNASNLLAVFGAAVLLGKKEEEVLVALSTLHPVAGRFDAVRSPQGITAIVDYAHTPDALINVLNAIHGVLEGKGKVITVVGAGGNRDKGKRPIMAKEAAKASDRVIITSDNPRFEEPQDIINDMLAGLDAEDMKKTLSIADRKEAIRTACMLAEKGDVILVAGKGHENYQEIKGVKHHFDDKEVLKEIFK
- a CDS encoding RNA polymerase sigma factor encodes the protein MKSLSFRKDLVGVQDELLRFAYKLTTDREEANDLLQETSLKALDNEDKYTPDTNFKGWMYTIMRNIFINNYRKVVRDQTFIDQTDNLYHLNLPQDGSSENTERAYDLKEMHRVVNKLPKEYRVPFAMHVSGFKYREIAEKLNLPLGTVKSRIFFTRQKLQEELKDFR
- the mraZ gene encoding division/cell wall cluster transcriptional repressor MraZ; translation: MIRFLGNIEARADAKGRVFIPATFRKQLQAASEERLIMRKDVFQDCLTLYPESVWNEELNELRSRLNKWNSKHQLIFRQFVSDVEIVTPDSNGRILIPKRYLQICSIHGDIRFIGIDNKIEIWAKERAEQPFMSPEEFGAALEEIMNDDNRQDGER
- the rsmH gene encoding 16S rRNA (cytosine(1402)-N(4))-methyltransferase RsmH — protein: MEKDELTYHVPVLLKESVDGMNIQPDGTYVDVTFGGAGHSREILSRLGEGGRLLGFDQDEDAERNIVNDTHFIFVRSNFRYLHNFLRYHNIEQVDAILADLGVSSHHFDDSERGFSFRFDGALDMRMNKRAGMTAADIVNTYDEERLANILYLYGELKNSRKLASVIVKARSGQNIRTIGEFLEVIKPLFGREREKKELAKVFQALRIEVNQEMEALKEMLLAATEALKPGGRLVVITYHSLEDRMVKNIMKTGNVEGKAETDFFGNLQTPFRLVNNKVIVPDEAEIERNPRSRSAKLRIAEKK
- a CDS encoding penicillin-binding protein, with protein sequence MTRYFFVILLMALIGVAIVVKAGITMFAERQYWQDVADRFVKENVTVKPNRGNIISSDGKLMASSLPEYRIYMDFMSGEKDEKRRQKDQARRDSILNANMDSICIGLHKIFPDKSAAQFKAHLKKGRQAKSRNYLIYPKRISYIQYKEVKRLPVFCLNRYKGGFKEQAYNQRKKPFGSLAARTLGDVYADTAKGARNGIELAFDTILKGRDGLTHRQKVMNKYLNIVDVPPVDGCDLISTIDVGMQDICEKALVDKLKELNASVGVVVLMEVSTGEVKAIVNMMQGKDGEYYEMRNNAISDMLEPGSTFKTASIMVALEDGKITPDYVVDTGNGQMPMYGRVMKDHNWHRGGYGKLTVTEILGVSSNVGTSYIIDHFYGSNPQKFVDGLKRMSIDQPLHLQIAGEGKPNIRGPKERYFAKTTLPWMSIGYETQVPPINILTFYNGIANNGVTVRPKFVKAAMKDGEVVKEYPTEVINPKICSDKTLAQIREILRKVVGEGLAKPAGSKQFHVSGKTGTAQISQGAAGYKTGRTNYLVSFCGYFPSEAPKYSMIVSIQKPGLPASGGLMAGSVFSKIAERVYAKDLRLPLTNAIDTNSVVIPNVKAGEMREAQRVLEELQINVQGKIADSGKEVWGNTHSAPQAVVLESRSNMQNFVPSVIGMGAKDAVYLLESKGLKVNLVGVGKVKSQSIANGTIVKKGQTVTLTLN